From a region of the Thermus caldilimi genome:
- a CDS encoding M20 family metallopeptidase, with the protein MDWIRLLSRLLQAESLSGQEGEAAALLLEALKGLGLAATLDEAGNVEALLGEKEPEVVLAGHLDVVPVGDPQHWPYPQGTVAQEAVWGRGAVDMKGPLVAMLLALEALAQKPLKGRVRFLATVQEEVGGLGSRHAAERLSPLAFILGEPSGRRLMRGHRGRAEVWVDFEGEEAHAALSGPENPLFDLGEYLLALKELPLSPGLKLTPTRVDTYPGARNQTPGVVRLYLDVRYEPEANLETLLDNLKALGDASVYIPEEERASGEVRLVIPALWPPYRLPEDHPLLLAALKALDQEGAGLWPFTTDAPYLGTKAPVLGYGPGDPSLAHTSREHIPLAEVERAAQDYVRLVEALWNAA; encoded by the coding sequence GTGGACTGGATCCGGCTTCTTTCCCGCCTCCTCCAGGCGGAAAGCCTCTCTGGGCAGGAAGGGGAAGCGGCGGCCCTTCTCCTGGAGGCCCTTAAGGGCCTGGGTCTGGCGGCCACCCTGGACGAGGCGGGAAACGTGGAGGCCCTCCTGGGGGAGAAGGAACCCGAGGTGGTCCTGGCCGGGCACCTGGACGTGGTGCCCGTGGGGGATCCCCAGCACTGGCCCTACCCCCAGGGCACCGTGGCCCAGGAGGCCGTCTGGGGCCGGGGGGCGGTGGACATGAAAGGTCCTTTGGTGGCCATGCTCCTGGCCCTCGAGGCCCTCGCGCAAAAACCCCTTAAGGGGCGGGTGCGCTTCCTCGCCACGGTGCAGGAGGAGGTGGGGGGCCTAGGAAGCCGCCATGCCGCAGAAAGGCTTTCCCCTTTGGCCTTCATCCTGGGGGAACCCTCGGGAAGAAGGCTCATGCGGGGCCACCGGGGCCGGGCGGAGGTCTGGGTGGACTTTGAAGGGGAGGAGGCCCACGCCGCCCTCTCGGGCCCGGAAAACCCCCTCTTTGACCTTGGGGAGTACCTCCTGGCCCTAAAGGAGCTTCCCCTTTCCCCGGGCCTCAAGCTCACCCCCACCCGGGTGGACACCTACCCCGGGGCCAGGAACCAGACCCCCGGGGTGGTCCGCCTGTACCTGGACGTGCGCTACGAGCCCGAGGCCAACCTGGAAACCCTTTTGGATAACCTCAAGGCCCTGGGGGATGCCTCGGTCTACATCCCCGAGGAGGAGCGGGCCTCGGGGGAGGTGCGCCTCGTCATCCCCGCCCTTTGGCCTCCCTACCGCCTGCCGGAGGATCACCCCTTGCTCCTTGCGGCCCTTAAGGCCCTGGACCAGGAAGGGGCGGGCCTTTGGCCCTTCACCACCGACGCCCCCTATCTGGGCACTAAGGCTCCCGTCTTGGGCTACGGCCCGGGGGATCCCTCCCTGGCCCACACTTCCAGGGAGCATATTCCCTTGGCCGAGGTGGAGAGGGCTGCCCAGGACTACGTGCGCCTGGTGGAGGCTTTATGGAACGCCGCTTGA
- a CDS encoding glucokinase, with protein MTVVGLDLGGTKIAAGVFDGTRLLSKVVLPTPEEGGMAVVQTLAEATRKAEAEAGVEGVAIGLGTPGPLDFQEGVIRFTPNIRGLVNFPIRRLLEEATKRPVYLENDANAAALAEHHLGAAKGEESSLFLTVSTGIGGGVVLGGRVLRGERGQGGELGHITLLPGGPVCGCGLEGCLEALAAGRALEREASYAYHRKVDTKELFQLFQEGEAKAERILLQAARYVGMGLASLVKAFDPGAVVVGGGLALNAPQAYWEALEEAYRHYLSGWEMPPLRRALLGGEAGLLGAALTAYLEVRDGGG; from the coding sequence ATGACCGTAGTGGGCCTGGACCTAGGGGGCACCAAGATCGCCGCCGGGGTCTTTGACGGCACGAGGCTTCTTTCCAAGGTGGTCCTTCCCACCCCCGAGGAAGGCGGGATGGCGGTGGTGCAGACCCTGGCCGAGGCCACCAGGAAGGCGGAGGCCGAGGCCGGGGTGGAGGGTGTGGCCATCGGCCTGGGCACCCCGGGGCCCCTGGACTTCCAGGAGGGGGTGATCCGCTTCACCCCCAACATCCGGGGTCTCGTGAACTTTCCCATCCGCCGCCTTCTGGAGGAGGCCACCAAAAGGCCCGTGTACCTGGAAAACGACGCCAACGCCGCCGCCTTGGCCGAACACCACCTGGGAGCGGCCAAGGGAGAGGAAAGCTCCCTCTTCCTCACGGTTTCCACCGGGATCGGGGGCGGGGTGGTTCTGGGGGGACGGGTCCTAAGGGGAGAGAGGGGGCAGGGAGGGGAGCTCGGCCACATCACCCTCCTCCCCGGGGGTCCGGTGTGCGGCTGCGGCCTCGAGGGGTGCCTCGAGGCCCTGGCCGCGGGCCGGGCCCTGGAGCGGGAAGCCTCCTATGCCTACCACCGCAAGGTGGATACCAAGGAGCTCTTCCAGCTTTTCCAAGAAGGCGAGGCCAAGGCGGAGCGCATCCTCCTCCAAGCGGCCCGCTACGTGGGCATGGGCCTGGCCAGCCTGGTCAAGGCCTTCGACCCCGGGGCGGTGGTGGTGGGCGGGGGACTGGCCCTGAACGCCCCTCAGGCGTACTGGGAGGCCTTGGAGGAAGCCTATCGCCATTACCTCTCGGGCTGGGAAATGCCCCCCTTGCGCCGGGCCCTTCTGGGAGGGGAGGCTGGGCTCTTGGGTGCCGCCCTCACCGCCTATCTGGAGGTTCGGGATGGAGGTGGGTAA
- a CDS encoding DUF2905 domain-containing protein codes for MEVGKALLFLGVLLVLLGLVLLYFPKVFSWFGHLPGDIRIEREGLRVYIPITSALVLSLLLTLLWNLLGLLRR; via the coding sequence ATGGAGGTGGGTAAGGCTCTGCTTTTTCTCGGAGTTTTACTGGTCCTTCTGGGTCTCGTGCTCCTCTATTTCCCCAAGGTCTTTTCCTGGTTCGGCCACCTGCCGGGGGACATCCGAATCGAGCGGGAAGGCCTACGGGTGTACATTCCCATCACTTCGGCCCTGGTTCTTTCCCTTCTTCTCACCCTGCTCTGGAATCTCCTGGGCCTTCTTCGCCGCTAA
- a CDS encoding COG1470 family protein: protein MRRFLALFPLLLGLVWAQVRFIPSPDLAGVPGDYLTLSLRVEGTGPVRFRLFPPEGWQALSQERQAVLEGKEETLSFTLRVPPLPAGTRGKALVVAYEGEKEVARTEVGLRVLPLIQIALSAPATLEASLGGPFEFPVYVSNRSNQKEEILLQAEAAMFQVFLNPAGLSLAPGETGVVRVLVNPEGQVSAGYRFYLKLRATPKTQPEARKEAGIIVLFKDPLLASGQKGRDPEITLGLGVALSLGATWEQGQLQGQVGYLLAPSLSGALSDYVTATAAPSPLTGDLQNPLRLPQTLALSLKGEGWEARAQGGQGSFGLASTFRLDPARVSLEGTYRPGGLGLRASAVSLDKNLDLQGALSTQTAPTGRQDNLSLRYRLPLEGGFNLGLGTDLSGQTGEGYRLSLGLSQSLTWQTQDLELVQSYGGIPLAGLHTLGLAGGTRNLYPLGLRGSTSWQLGPSQGLWQNQLTLYAQPVAGALVSLTGSYRQQGENRGYGLAPSLSTAFGEPGVYTGSLSLVYGLNRRLSGEAPENQSYQAGLTLGTRDLSLSGYLRYLLQENPLLEGSLLLRLILSGGSLEGQYLAKRGTEKDLTLYGAAWNQLWPGSLQTRLSYEYRLEESASQRFGLSLFQRNFLEPSLSLGASYTLILEEAGIRHDFGLSLAYTQTFTFTTPKEVVDLFGGRKGGEVAGQAFRDENLNGRLDPGEAPLAGLRVCLGKTCETTDAQGRYRLFTAAGEGVLFFGNLPATLALLGEERVQVTLNTSLEKNLPFAPATTLAVQVLDGGNEQGLAFAGVCAEGVVKRCTRADANGRALIGGLFRGEYRVYPDARYLPEGYRGEEAIQVQVDPSLPLKAIQVVAIPPGGRWR from the coding sequence ATGAGGCGTTTTCTGGCTCTTTTCCCCCTCCTTCTTGGCCTGGTCTGGGCCCAGGTGCGCTTTATTCCTTCCCCGGACCTAGCCGGGGTTCCAGGGGATTACCTTACCTTGAGCCTGAGGGTGGAGGGAACAGGGCCGGTGCGCTTCCGCCTCTTCCCCCCGGAGGGGTGGCAGGCCCTTTCCCAAGAGAGGCAGGCGGTGCTGGAGGGCAAGGAGGAAACCCTAAGCTTCACCCTACGGGTACCCCCTCTGCCTGCGGGCACCCGGGGGAAGGCCTTGGTGGTGGCCTACGAGGGGGAAAAGGAAGTGGCCAGGACCGAGGTGGGGCTAAGGGTGTTGCCCCTGATCCAGATAGCCCTTTCCGCTCCCGCCACCCTCGAGGCCAGCCTAGGGGGGCCCTTTGAGTTCCCGGTCTACGTCAGCAACCGCTCCAATCAGAAAGAAGAAATCCTTTTGCAAGCGGAAGCCGCCATGTTCCAGGTGTTTTTAAACCCGGCGGGCCTGAGCCTGGCCCCCGGGGAAACCGGGGTGGTGCGGGTCTTGGTGAACCCTGAGGGGCAGGTCTCCGCCGGCTACCGGTTCTACCTGAAGCTCAGGGCCACCCCCAAGACCCAGCCCGAGGCCCGTAAAGAGGCCGGGATCATCGTGCTCTTCAAGGATCCCTTGCTGGCAAGCGGCCAAAAGGGCCGAGACCCTGAGATCACCCTGGGCCTAGGCGTGGCCTTGAGCCTGGGGGCCACCTGGGAACAAGGCCAGCTCCAGGGGCAGGTAGGCTACCTTCTGGCCCCGAGCCTGAGCGGGGCCCTCTCGGACTACGTGACCGCCACTGCCGCCCCAAGCCCCCTCACGGGGGATTTGCAGAATCCCTTGCGCCTGCCCCAAACCCTTGCCTTAAGCCTCAAGGGCGAAGGCTGGGAGGCCCGGGCCCAAGGGGGGCAGGGAAGCTTTGGCCTGGCCTCCACCTTCCGCCTGGACCCGGCGCGGGTGAGCCTCGAGGGCACCTACCGCCCAGGGGGCCTGGGCCTTAGGGCCAGCGCGGTGAGCCTGGACAAGAACCTGGACCTCCAGGGGGCCCTCTCCACGCAAACCGCCCCCACGGGCCGGCAGGACAACCTCAGCCTGCGCTACCGGCTCCCCCTGGAGGGAGGCTTCAACCTGGGCCTTGGCACCGACCTCAGCGGCCAGACCGGGGAGGGCTACCGCCTTTCCCTGGGCTTGAGCCAAAGCCTCACCTGGCAGACCCAGGATTTGGAGCTGGTGCAAAGCTACGGCGGCATACCCCTGGCGGGCCTTCACACCCTGGGCCTGGCGGGAGGCACCCGGAACCTCTACCCCTTGGGCCTTCGGGGAAGCACCAGCTGGCAGCTTGGCCCCAGCCAGGGCCTTTGGCAAAACCAGCTCACCCTCTACGCCCAGCCCGTAGCCGGGGCCCTCGTAAGCCTCACGGGTAGCTACCGGCAGCAAGGGGAAAACCGGGGTTATGGCCTGGCCCCAAGCCTCAGCACCGCCTTCGGCGAACCTGGGGTGTACACTGGAAGCCTCAGCCTGGTCTACGGCTTGAACCGAAGGCTTTCCGGGGAAGCCCCCGAGAACCAGAGCTACCAAGCCGGCCTCACCCTGGGAACCCGCGACCTGAGCCTCTCCGGCTACCTCCGGTACCTTCTGCAGGAGAATCCCCTTCTGGAAGGGAGCCTATTGCTACGGCTGATCTTGAGCGGGGGGAGCCTCGAGGGGCAGTACCTGGCAAAGCGGGGCACGGAAAAGGACCTCACCCTCTACGGGGCTGCCTGGAACCAGCTCTGGCCGGGAAGTCTGCAAACCCGCCTCTCTTACGAGTACCGCCTGGAAGAAAGCGCGAGCCAGCGCTTTGGCCTTTCCCTATTCCAGCGCAACTTCCTGGAACCCAGTCTTTCCCTAGGAGCCTCCTACACCCTCATCCTGGAAGAAGCCGGGATCCGCCATGACTTTGGCCTGAGCCTGGCCTACACGCAAACCTTCACCTTCACCACCCCCAAAGAGGTGGTGGACCTCTTCGGCGGCCGCAAGGGAGGCGAGGTGGCGGGCCAGGCCTTCCGCGACGAGAACCTGAACGGGCGCCTGGATCCAGGCGAGGCACCCCTAGCGGGCCTGAGGGTCTGCCTGGGAAAGACCTGCGAAACCACCGACGCCCAGGGCCGCTACCGCCTTTTCACCGCTGCTGGCGAGGGCGTCCTCTTTTTCGGCAACCTTCCCGCCACCCTGGCCCTCTTGGGGGAGGAGCGGGTACAGGTAACCTTGAACACCAGCCTGGAGAAGAACCTGCCCTTTGCTCCCGCCACCACCCTGGCGGTCCAGGTGTTGGACGGCGGAAACGAGCAGGGCCTGGCCTTCGCCGGCGTCTGCGCCGAGGGGGTGGTGAAGCGGTGCACCCGGGCGGACGCCAATGGCCGAGCCCTCATCGGCGGGCTTTTCCGCGGGGAATATCGGGTCTATCCTGATGCCCGCTACCTGCCCGAGGGCTACCGTGGCGAAGAGGCCATCCAGGTTCAGGTAGACCCCAGCCTACCCCTTAAGGCGATCCAGGTGGTGGCCATTCCCCCAGGCGGGAGGTGGAGGTGA
- the folE gene encoding GTP cyclohydrolase I FolE yields the protein MERKMVELEDTGLTFETHVDLGRLKRLAGEWLEVIGEDPSREGLLKTPERVAKAWAFLTRGYRQDLREIVNGAVFQAEGSEMVVVKGIEFYSMCEHHLLPFFGQVHIGYIPDGKILGLSKFARIVDMFARRLQVQERLAVQIAEAIQEILEPQGVGVVVEGVHLCMMMRGVEKQHSRTTTSAMLGVFRESQKTREEFLSHLK from the coding sequence ATGGAGCGCAAGATGGTGGAGCTCGAGGATACGGGTCTTACCTTTGAAACCCACGTGGACCTGGGGCGCTTGAAGCGCCTGGCAGGGGAATGGCTGGAGGTCATCGGGGAGGATCCCAGCCGGGAAGGTCTCCTGAAAACCCCCGAGCGGGTGGCCAAGGCCTGGGCCTTCCTCACCCGCGGCTACCGCCAGGACCTGAGGGAGATCGTCAACGGAGCGGTTTTCCAGGCGGAGGGCAGCGAGATGGTGGTGGTGAAGGGCATCGAGTTCTACTCCATGTGCGAGCACCACCTGCTGCCCTTCTTCGGCCAGGTGCACATCGGCTACATCCCAGACGGGAAAATCCTGGGGCTTTCCAAGTTCGCCCGCATCGTGGACATGTTCGCCAGGAGGCTCCAGGTGCAGGAGCGCCTGGCGGTGCAGATCGCCGAGGCCATCCAGGAGATCCTCGAGCCCCAGGGGGTGGGGGTGGTGGTGGAGGGGGTCCACCTCTGCATGATGATGCGGGGGGTGGAGAAGCAGCACTCCCGCACCACCACCAGCGCCATGCTGGGGGTCTTCCGGGAAAGCCAAAAGACCCGGGAGGAGTTTCTGAGCCACCTAAAGTGA
- a CDS encoding NUDIX hydrolase — MELGAGGVVFNEKGEVLLLRDRMGFWVFPKGHLELGETLEAAAVREVLEETGVKAEVLAPLFPTRYVNPKGVEREVHWFLMRGTGEPRLEKGMTGLGWFSLEEARLLLSFPEDLRLLEVALERLPL, encoded by the coding sequence ATGGAGCTAGGGGCGGGAGGTGTGGTCTTCAACGAGAAGGGGGAGGTGCTCCTCCTCCGCGACCGCATGGGCTTCTGGGTTTTTCCCAAGGGGCACTTGGAGCTGGGGGAGACCCTCGAGGCGGCCGCGGTGCGGGAGGTCCTGGAGGAAACCGGGGTAAAGGCGGAGGTCCTGGCTCCCCTTTTCCCCACCCGCTACGTGAACCCCAAGGGAGTGGAGCGGGAGGTGCACTGGTTCCTCATGCGGGGCACCGGGGAGCCCCGCTTGGAAAAGGGGATGACGGGCCTGGGGTGGTTCAGCCTGGAGGAGGCCCGCTTGCTCCTTTCCTTCCCCGAGGACCTGCGCCTTCTGGAGGTGGCCCTTGAGCGTTTACCGCTTTGA
- a CDS encoding DUF1028 domain-containing protein, with the protein MVVATFSLVARDPETGDLGVAVASKFLAVGAVVPFARAGVGAIATQSYANPRFGPQGLALLEQGASPEGVLEAFRRTDSGLERRQFGLVSAEGEALTFTGAECHPWAGGLSGKGYAAQGNLLAGPQVVEAMVETFLQEERVPFPERLLLALKAGEEAGGDKRGKQSAALLVVGEGKGYGGLWDRYIDLRADDHPEPVEELFRLLSLHRLLFERPKERRPLAPEEVRWLQGVLRSLGLYAGEVHGEFDEATERAFLALIGMENLEERYQGGPEVDEATLSYLKRRYPWS; encoded by the coding sequence ATGGTGGTGGCCACCTTCTCCCTGGTGGCCCGGGACCCGGAAACGGGGGACCTGGGCGTGGCCGTGGCCAGCAAGTTTCTGGCGGTGGGGGCGGTGGTGCCCTTCGCCCGGGCAGGGGTAGGGGCCATCGCCACCCAGTCCTACGCCAACCCCCGCTTCGGCCCCCAGGGCCTTGCCCTTCTAGAGCAGGGGGCAAGCCCGGAGGGGGTTTTGGAAGCCTTCCGCCGCACCGACTCCGGGCTGGAGCGGCGCCAGTTTGGCCTGGTGAGCGCTGAGGGCGAGGCCCTCACCTTCACCGGGGCGGAGTGCCACCCCTGGGCCGGGGGGCTTTCGGGAAAGGGCTACGCCGCCCAGGGGAACCTCCTCGCGGGACCCCAGGTGGTGGAGGCCATGGTGGAAACCTTCCTGCAGGAGGAACGGGTTCCTTTTCCCGAAAGGCTCCTTCTGGCCTTAAAGGCGGGGGAGGAGGCGGGAGGGGATAAAAGGGGTAAGCAGTCTGCGGCGCTTCTGGTGGTGGGGGAGGGCAAGGGGTACGGAGGGCTTTGGGACCGGTACATCGACCTCCGGGCCGACGACCACCCGGAGCCGGTGGAGGAGCTTTTCCGCCTGCTTTCCCTCCACCGCCTCCTCTTTGAAAGGCCCAAGGAGCGCCGCCCCTTGGCCCCGGAGGAGGTGCGGTGGTTGCAAGGGGTACTCCGGAGCCTTGGGCTTTACGCAGGGGAGGTGCACGGGGAGTTTGACGAGGCCACGGAGCGCGCTTTCCTTGCCCTGATCGGCATGGAGAACCTGGAGGAGCGCTACCAGGGAGGCCCGGAGGTGGACGAGGCCACCCTGAGCTACCTCAAGAGGAGGTACCCATGGAGCTAG
- the typA gene encoding translational GTPase TypA encodes MEIRNIAIIAHVDHGKTTLVDAMLRQAKALSKEEGERILDSYELERERGITILAKNTAVVWGGVKVNIVDTPGHADFGGEVERALSLVDGVLLLVDAAEGPMPQTRFVLRKALGAGLKPIVVLNKVDKKEARPDEVLSLTFDLMVELGASDDQLDFPYLYAIGREGRAWREEPRNDLHELFQVIVEHVPPPRWTEGPFQLLVANLDHSPYLGRVAIGKVARGRVRKGETVAILKEGASLLAKVAAVYTHQGLERVEVEESLPGDIVAVAGVEGAEIGDTLAAQEAPEALPRLQVDEPTVALTLTANTSPFAGREGRYVTGQKLKERLLKELRTNVALQVEEVGPEVFELKGRGELHLAILLETMRREGYEFSVGQPRVLTKDGLEPYELLVVEVPQDRFGSVMEALGARRAEMVHMEVGERVRAEFVVPARALFGFRSLFLSLTGGEGLLSHTFHGFGPEAGPIPTRTTGSAVAMEAGVATAYSLNRLQERVQFFIEPGTEVYVGMIVGEHVRENDLDVNVTLAKKLTNIRAAGSDENIRLIPPRRLSLEEALEFLAEDELLEVTPKSLRLRKKVLDPAKRKRLVGS; translated from the coding sequence ATGGAGATCCGAAACATTGCCATCATTGCCCACGTGGACCACGGCAAGACCACACTGGTGGACGCTATGCTCCGCCAAGCCAAGGCCCTTTCCAAAGAGGAGGGGGAGCGCATCCTGGACTCGTACGAACTAGAAAGGGAGCGCGGCATCACCATCCTAGCCAAGAACACCGCGGTGGTCTGGGGCGGGGTGAAGGTGAACATCGTGGACACCCCCGGCCACGCGGACTTCGGCGGGGAAGTGGAGCGGGCCCTCTCCCTGGTGGATGGGGTGCTCCTCCTGGTGGACGCTGCCGAGGGCCCCATGCCCCAGACCCGCTTTGTCCTGAGGAAAGCCCTAGGGGCGGGGCTAAAGCCCATCGTGGTCCTCAACAAGGTGGACAAGAAGGAGGCCCGCCCCGACGAGGTCTTAAGCCTCACCTTTGACCTCATGGTGGAGCTGGGGGCCTCGGACGACCAGCTGGACTTCCCCTACCTCTACGCCATCGGCCGGGAGGGCCGGGCCTGGCGGGAGGAGCCCCGGAACGACCTCCATGAGCTTTTCCAGGTCATCGTGGAGCACGTCCCCCCACCCCGCTGGACGGAGGGCCCCTTCCAGCTCCTGGTGGCCAACCTGGACCACTCCCCCTATCTGGGCCGGGTGGCCATCGGCAAGGTGGCCCGGGGGAGGGTGCGCAAGGGGGAAACCGTGGCCATCCTCAAGGAAGGGGCCAGCCTCTTGGCCAAGGTGGCCGCGGTCTACACCCACCAGGGCCTGGAGCGGGTGGAGGTGGAGGAGAGCCTCCCCGGGGACATCGTGGCCGTGGCCGGGGTGGAGGGGGCGGAGATCGGGGACACCCTGGCGGCCCAGGAGGCCCCCGAAGCCCTCCCCCGCCTGCAGGTGGACGAGCCCACCGTGGCCCTCACCCTCACCGCCAACACCTCCCCCTTCGCTGGCCGGGAGGGCCGGTACGTGACGGGGCAGAAGCTGAAAGAGCGCCTCCTGAAGGAGCTCCGCACCAACGTGGCCCTGCAGGTGGAGGAGGTGGGCCCCGAGGTCTTCGAGCTTAAGGGCCGGGGGGAGCTCCACCTGGCCATCCTCCTGGAAACCATGCGCCGGGAGGGGTACGAGTTCAGCGTGGGCCAGCCCCGGGTGCTCACCAAAGACGGCCTCGAGCCCTACGAGCTTTTGGTAGTGGAGGTGCCCCAAGATCGCTTCGGAAGCGTCATGGAGGCTTTGGGAGCCCGCCGGGCCGAGATGGTGCACATGGAGGTGGGGGAAAGGGTGCGGGCGGAGTTCGTGGTCCCGGCCCGGGCCCTTTTCGGCTTCCGTAGCCTTTTCCTTTCCCTCACCGGAGGGGAGGGGCTTCTCAGCCATACCTTCCACGGCTTCGGCCCCGAGGCCGGCCCCATCCCCACCCGCACCACGGGAAGCGCCGTGGCCATGGAGGCCGGGGTGGCCACCGCCTACAGCCTGAACCGCCTGCAAGAGCGGGTCCAGTTTTTCATCGAGCCGGGTACCGAGGTCTACGTGGGCATGATCGTGGGGGAGCACGTGCGGGAAAACGATCTGGACGTGAACGTCACCCTCGCCAAGAAGCTCACCAACATCCGAGCGGCGGGCTCCGATGAG